The Pseudoliparis swirei isolate HS2019 ecotype Mariana Trench chromosome 16, NWPU_hadal_v1, whole genome shotgun sequence genome includes a window with the following:
- the id4 gene encoding DNA-binding protein inhibitor ID-4, which yields MKAVTPVHPQDSSSGGSGGGGGGGSPLSLHYLSKQSLNIARCRVEEEDLFCLQYDMNDCYSRLKRLVPTIPQDKKVSKVEILQHVIDYILDLQLALETHPSLHKQQPQRTGTCPPPASSNPSRTPLTALNVDHLQRTSIGKKPEDSMLCR from the exons ATGAAGGCTGTTACTCCGGTCCACCCCCAGGACTCCTCCTccggcggcagcggcggcggtggcggcggcggcagcccGCTCTCGCTGCACTATCTGTCGAAGCAGAGCCTGAACATCGCCCGCtgccgggtggaggaggaggacctgttCTGCCTGCAGTACGACATGAACGACTGCTACAGCCGACTGAAGCGCCTGGTGCCCACCATTCCGCAGGATAAGAAAGTCAGCAAAGTGGAGATCCTCCAGCACGTCATCGACTACATCCTGGACCTGCAGCTGGCCCTGGAGACGCACCCATCGCTCCACAAACAGCAGCCACAGCGGACCGGGACCTGCCCTCCCCCGGCCTCCTCCAACCCGAGTCGCACGCCGCTGACGGCGCTCAACGTCGACCACCTCCAG AGGACGTCAATAGGCAAGAAGCCGGAGGACTCTATGTTATGCCGCTGA